The following proteins are encoded in a genomic region of Candidatus Leptovillus gracilis:
- a CDS encoding SUMF1/EgtB/PvdO family nonheme iron enzyme codes for MSHPDQTTAETTPFLSLMSVRDTHSGLLQRRRQGEDEAFYTAVTQFMQRAQTSGIYLDNDSDRWAVQTLIDYWENQLYHAGLNPPAESLLAEFDPTTEPELPDELCPYVGLGAFQPADGPRFFGREDLVADMLHALQNHRLVTVLGPSGSGKSSIVLAGLLPRLAQASPDGGAPWRIYPVLKPGSTPLAHLALLLKPDGLDPGDWLIDTVEQLRQDAGQLTKLIQAAGEQTAVLVIDQFEETFTLCQDEAERQAFLDNLLRLTQSSGQRHTVILTMRTDYEGQLSKYPVLQTAVAACQIRVTAMNAGELRSAIEKPAESIGLKFEEGLVDALIREILGEPAALPLLQFALLQLWENRERRRITWEAYRRIGGVMAALDNTAEALYNNMIPEDQVATRRLMLRLVQVGQGLEVTRNRVRRRALYQAGEAHDRIDRVLDKLVQAQLVHLSAGTSAEDDQLEVAHEALVRNWPRLVDWLDEERIHLRQRHRLTTQADAWTNNNKNRDLLLRGPALEEALQFSDLNPLEQAFIEASQAEKQRIELEKEKQRQRERRFSLMLGIFAIVAIIGVLFLFQANQTAGAAQATANAAQFESLAAQLTADALAQKGTRESGYANATSTVASGTATSQADTIATSQAQNEIRMTEEARATNEAIWAASTAQAEAIATATAAAEATATRSGDTQRPTATPGRSELDTLYLQNAQLGALFRDRDNMLMLYITGNTFLMGGLANDPDKRDNELPLHKVSVPDFYLDAYEVSVQQYASFLNAIGGYKGKCGDGRHDCVATGFETSFTMLLNNVSFYEPKAGFASYPINWVSWYGANDYCQWVNARLPSEAEWEYAARSVNGRLFPWGDTQPTRQLALFGINPRITDYFQALKPVNAYPDGVSLFGAYNMGGSMWEWVADWYTPNYLAAPADGSAFLQDLSGQKVIRGGGWTSPAGDLRTARRVGLPPVVNIDENSLLYWSVGFRCARDVQP; via the coding sequence ATGAGCCATCCAGACCAGACAACAGCGGAAACCACCCCCTTCCTCTCCCTCATGTCGGTGCGCGACACCCACAGCGGGTTGTTGCAGCGCCGCCGCCAGGGGGAAGATGAGGCGTTTTATACGGCCGTCACCCAATTCATGCAGCGCGCCCAAACCAGCGGCATCTATCTGGACAACGACAGCGACCGCTGGGCCGTACAAACCCTGATAGACTACTGGGAAAATCAGCTCTACCATGCCGGACTCAACCCGCCGGCCGAAAGCCTGCTGGCCGAATTTGACCCCACCACCGAGCCGGAACTGCCCGACGAACTCTGCCCCTACGTCGGCCTGGGCGCATTCCAACCGGCCGATGGACCGCGCTTTTTTGGCCGCGAAGACCTGGTGGCCGATATGCTCCACGCCCTGCAAAACCACCGCCTGGTCACCGTTCTGGGGCCATCGGGCAGCGGCAAATCTTCCATTGTATTGGCCGGGCTGCTGCCCCGTCTGGCCCAGGCCAGCCCCGATGGCGGCGCGCCCTGGCGCATTTACCCGGTGCTAAAGCCCGGCTCCACGCCGTTGGCCCATCTGGCCCTACTGCTCAAACCAGATGGCCTGGACCCCGGCGACTGGCTGATTGACACGGTGGAGCAGCTGCGCCAGGATGCCGGGCAGTTGACAAAGCTCATCCAGGCGGCCGGGGAACAAACGGCCGTCCTCGTCATAGACCAGTTCGAGGAAACATTCACCCTGTGCCAGGACGAGGCAGAGCGCCAGGCTTTTCTGGACAACCTGCTGCGCCTGACCCAGAGCAGCGGCCAGCGGCACACCGTCATCCTGACCATGCGCACCGATTACGAAGGCCAACTAAGCAAATACCCGGTGTTGCAAACGGCCGTTGCAGCCTGCCAGATTCGCGTCACCGCCATGAATGCCGGCGAGCTGCGCAGCGCCATCGAAAAACCGGCCGAATCCATCGGCCTGAAATTTGAAGAAGGATTAGTAGACGCCCTCATCCGCGAAATTTTAGGCGAACCGGCCGCCCTGCCCCTGCTGCAATTCGCCCTGCTGCAACTGTGGGAAAACCGCGAGCGCCGCCGCATCACCTGGGAAGCCTACCGGCGCATCGGCGGGGTGATGGCCGCCCTGGATAACACCGCCGAAGCCCTCTACAACAACATGATCCCCGAAGACCAGGTCGCCACCCGCCGCCTGATGCTGCGCCTGGTACAGGTCGGCCAGGGGCTAGAAGTCACCCGCAACCGCGTCCGCCGCCGCGCCCTGTACCAGGCCGGCGAAGCCCACGACCGCATAGACCGGGTGCTGGATAAACTGGTCCAGGCGCAGCTTGTCCACCTTTCGGCCGGAACCAGCGCGGAAGACGACCAGTTGGAAGTCGCCCACGAAGCCCTGGTGCGCAATTGGCCGCGCCTGGTGGATTGGCTCGACGAGGAGCGCATCCACCTGCGCCAGCGCCACCGCCTGACCACCCAGGCCGACGCCTGGACCAACAACAACAAAAACCGCGACCTGCTGCTGCGCGGCCCGGCGCTGGAAGAAGCGCTGCAATTCAGCGATCTTAACCCCCTGGAACAGGCGTTTATCGAAGCCAGCCAGGCAGAAAAACAGCGCATTGAACTGGAAAAAGAGAAGCAGCGGCAGCGCGAGCGCCGTTTTAGCCTGATGTTGGGCATCTTTGCCATTGTCGCCATCATCGGCGTATTGTTCTTGTTTCAGGCCAATCAGACGGCCGGCGCGGCCCAGGCAACGGCCAACGCTGCCCAATTCGAGTCTCTGGCCGCGCAGCTAACCGCCGACGCCCTGGCGCAAAAAGGAACCCGCGAATCTGGTTACGCCAACGCCACCAGCACCGTTGCCAGCGGCACCGCCACCTCCCAGGCCGACACCATCGCCACCAGCCAGGCACAAAACGAAATCCGCATGACCGAAGAGGCCCGCGCCACCAACGAAGCGATTTGGGCCGCGTCCACCGCTCAGGCAGAGGCCATCGCCACCGCGACGGCCGCCGCCGAAGCCACCGCCACCCGCAGCGGCGATACCCAACGCCCCACCGCCACCCCCGGCCGGAGCGAACTCGATACCCTCTATTTGCAAAACGCCCAGCTTGGCGCCCTGTTTCGTGACCGCGACAATATGTTGATGCTTTACATCACCGGCAACACGTTTTTGATGGGTGGGCTGGCCAACGACCCCGACAAGCGCGACAACGAGCTGCCGCTGCATAAAGTGAGCGTGCCGGACTTTTACCTGGACGCCTACGAGGTCAGCGTGCAGCAGTACGCCAGCTTCCTCAATGCCATCGGTGGGTATAAAGGCAAATGTGGCGACGGCCGTCACGACTGCGTAGCCACCGGTTTTGAGACCAGTTTCACCATGCTGCTCAACAACGTCAGCTTCTACGAACCCAAAGCCGGTTTTGCCAGCTACCCCATCAACTGGGTCTCCTGGTATGGGGCCAACGATTACTGCCAATGGGTCAACGCCCGCCTGCCCAGCGAAGCCGAGTGGGAATACGCCGCCCGCAGCGTCAACGGCCGTCTCTTCCCCTGGGGCGATACACAGCCAACCCGTCAGTTGGCCCTGTTTGGCATCAACCCCCGCATTACCGACTATTTCCAGGCCCTGAAGCCCGTCAACGCTTATCCCGATGGCGTCAGCCTGTTTGGCGCCTACAACATGGGCGGCAGCATGTGGGAATGGGTGGCCGACTGGTACACCCCCAACTACCTGGCAGCCCCGGCTGATGGCTCCGCTTTTCTTCAGGACCTCAGCGGCCAAAAAGTGATTCGTGGCGGCGGCTGGACCAGCCCTGCCGGTGATTTGCGGACCGCGCGGCGGGTTGGTTTGCCGCCGGTCGTTAACATTGATGAAAATTCACTGCTCTACTGGAGCGTCGGCTTTCGCTGCGCCCGCGACGTACAACCATGA